The DNA segment TTCTGTTAGAGCCATCATATCGTTGTAGTCGGCGTAGGCTTGATAAACTTCAATTGAGGTAAATTCAGGGTTGTGTCTGGTGGAAATCCCTTCATTACGGAAAATTCGCCCCAATTCAAACACCTTTTCAAAACCACCGACAATCAACCGCTTGAGGTGGAGTTCTGTTGCTATTCGTAGATACAACTCCATTTCTAAGGTGTTGTGGTAAGTGACGAAGGGACGCGCATCAGCACCGCCGGCTTCACTTTGTAAAACAGGGGTTTCAATCTCTAGAAAATCCCTTTGTTCCAAATAGCGGCGAATCCCGGCCGTGATTTGGGCGCGACGGCGGAAAGTTTGGCGGACTTCGGGGTTAACAATCAAATCAACGTAGCGTTGACGGTAGCGTTTGGCAACATCCGTTAACCCATGCCACTTGTCGGGTAGCGGCAGTAGGGATTTGGTGAGGATGGTATATTCTTTGACGTAAACCGATAACTCGCCCTTTTCAGTCCGTTTTATTGTTCCCTTGGCTCCCAGAATATCCCCTACATCGGTGAGTTGTTTGAGATGATTAAAAGCATTGGCATCAATTTCTGCCATGCTTTCTTGGATACGATTTTTCTCTAAATAAAGCTGAATAGTGCCTGTTTCATCCTCCAAGGTGAAGAAAGCCAATTTACCGAAAACGCGACGCGCCATAATGCGTCCGGCAATGGCAACTTCTGTCTCGACTTCTTCACCACTGGTTAAATCAGCAAATTTTTCTTGCAATTGGGCGGCGTGATGAGTAGACTCCCAACGGTAAGCATAGGGGTTAGTCCCTAGCTGCTTGAGTTGTTCTACTTTCTCCAGCCTAGCGGCACGGATATCTTCTTCCGACATGGTAACGAACTATTCAGAGGGCAAGATTAATTATAAATAGGGATTAGGGATTAGGGAGTAGGGATTGGAAATTGGGGAAGAATTTTTATGATTTGTGGAGGCGGGGATTTGTAATTGATGCGATCGCTACATACAAATCAAAGCACTATGATGCAAACCAAAGTCCGCTTGTGGAACGTAGAAGAATATCACCTGATGTTAGAGACATCCAAATTAGTCAACTGTTTCCATAAGTTTGGCAACAAAATTTAATTATCAAAACTTGTACCCAGTAACTCAGGGTAAACGGGAATAAAGCCCACTTTCTCTTTACTGAACATAACAGCCAACTTCCTAGCGAAGACAAAGATTTCAGGCTGATATATGGATATATCTATGCAAAAGTATTGAATATTAGAAAAACTCTGTTGCAGGGTTTTATTTTTAATGAAACCGTATCAAATTGTTAACCTAATTCTGATATCTTAAAAAAGATTTACAAATATTTGCATTCCTCAACCGAATTTAAAGGAAAAATAGCGACGTGTATAACACCATTATCGGCACACCATTTAATGATCGGCTCGTTGGTACTATGGTTGACGATCTAATAGTTGCTTTGCAAGGAGATGATCAAATCATTGGTAGTGCAGGCAATGATTTCATAGTTGGGGATATAGGAATTGATACTGTTGACTACAGTGAATTAGGTCAAGCTGTTACTTTACAAGCTACGGGTATTGTTCAAAAAGGCAGAGCCGGAACAGACACACTCAATGGCATTGAAACTATAATTGGTGCGAAAGGACAAGCCAATACAATAGATGCTTCCACCACCACAGGTTCTACTACATCAGTTAGCGTTAATCTTTCCGCTAACAGTCTGATAGTGAATGGAGTTCCCACAACTAGCCCATTGAATTTTACAGTGCAGAGATTTGTAAATGTTATCGGTACTGCACAAAATGACAGCATCATTGGCGATAACAACAATAACCTGCTAATTGGTGGTCAAGGTAACGACGAAATTTTTGGACTCAACGGTAATGACACCGTGCAAGGTGGTGCTGGTGATGATGTGATAGGTGGAGGGAGTAGAAGTAGTCTTGCGACTTCCCGATTAGGTGATGGTAACGATATCGTACAAGGCGAGGGTGGTAATGATGTCCTGATCGGCGGTACTGGTAATGACACCATTGATGGTGGTGCTGACCTTGATACAGCTGACTATAGTAATGTAGGTACTGCGATCGCCTTACAAGCATCTGGTATTGTCAACAAAGGTGCAGCAGGTACAGATCAAATCCTCAACATTGAAACTATCATCGGTGCAACACGTCAAGCCAACACCATTGATGGTTCTACCGGTACTAGTACAACCACGTCATTTAACGTCAATCTCTCTACTAATAGTCTCATCGTTAACGGTGTTCCAGTCTTAGGAACACTGAACTTTAATGTTCAAAATTTTGTTAACGTCACTGGTACTTCCCAAGTTGACACTATAGTTGGTAATAACCAAGGTAACTTATTGATTGGTGGTAGAGGCAATGATCAAATCTCTGGTCTTGGTGGTAAAGATACCATCATCGGCGTTGATCCTAACAGTCGCCAACCAGGTATTAATGAAGTAGACACCCTCACCGGAGGTGCAGATCCTGATAAATTCGTCTTAGGAGATGCCACAAAGCCCTACTATGTAGGCGGTGGTGGTTTTGCAGGCTTGAATGACTTTGCCTTGATTACTGATTTTCAAACCGGTCAGGATCAAATCCAACTCAAAAAGCTAGACGGTTATATCTTCGGCAGTAATTATATTGCGATCGCCAGTCCATTCTCGTTAGACAGCAGTAAAGCCTTCGATGATTCCGTGTTAGTGGCGACTGCAAATCAGATTGTGAAAGGCAATGGTGTCTACGATGCTTCTAGTCAGAGTGATTTGACATCCTCTTCTATATTTGCTCGTTTTGATATCATTTCCATCTTTTCCACTAGCTACAGCGTCAGCGACATCCACTTTGTCTAGAAAGACAACAGACAAAAGAATTGTCATCATTACTAATTCGTAATTCGTAATTAACGTGCGCCTCCGTTGGAGGCGCACGTTAATTAGAGGTGCAACATCACACTATGTTCTTAACCGAGAAGTCTTGACCTGATTTGGACTTCTGGCTTTACTTATTTCTGCTTGGTATCATAATTTTTACCATAATTCTTAATGTACTTACATTTCTTAAATTTTGCTTCCTCATTTGGGACTTGTTGGAAAAAGAGTGAAATAAAAAGCGATCGCCCTCATCATATCCCCAGAGGCGATCGCTATTTTCCTAAAAAAGGCAGACAGACTTTAATTACTAACGCTTGGCACTGAATATTTAACTAAAAGCGCTTTCAATTTTAGGCTTGTCAATTGTTCTATAGCTTTAATCAGGTGTTGCTGTTCTGGTTGCAGTTCTAGGGAGAGCAAAGCTTGATTGAAGCTATGACCAGAGTGTATTTGATGCCTCAGGGTATCACGCTGTGATATGTCCAACACTGCCTGGATTTCTTTATTTCTGCGTTGCAGCACAGATTGCAGTCGTTGGCGCTGCAAAGGAGTTAAATCCAAATCAGAAAAAGAAGGGTAGGTGGTAACTAAGCTAGCAGCAGAGGCATAAATTGCTTGAGAGGGAGTATGAAATCCAAATGTTGCTGCCGAGGTAGTTACGGGCATCAGTAGAAGCAGGGCAAGAATAGTGGCTAATACAGCCAACCACTTTGGAAAGTTAATTGCCATAGTCAGCAGTTTCCAGAAGGAATTAGGTTATTGGTGGCCTTTTGAGCAGGTGTCAAGGTTCACATTTGAGATTCTCCCACTCTCCAAGGGATGATTTATCTAAAATGATCGCTCTCATGCTGAGGCTACACCTAACTGGGAAACAACGGAGTCTCTTAGATGACTGTTTTATGAAATCAGGGATTGGGGATTGGGAACTAGCATATATATCCAATTACCAATTACCCATCACCATTAGTCAGACCGTTTCATTTTGTTAATTTCTTGTTGTAATTCTTCAATTTGGCGGCGTAATCTTTCGGCTTCAGCTTCGGCGGTAGAGGCTTTCACGTCTACAGAACCAGAGGCAGGCGATCGCTGGTAATTACCTTGGCGAATTTGTTGATATTCTGAGGATACTGCCCATTGTTGTAGGTATTGGACTCTTTCTACAGCGAACGGATGGCTTAACATCATGCCTTGAGCGCCGTTGTACATTAAGAATTTATACACTTGATTTAGCCCATCTTCGTCTAATGCCTGATAATTTTCGGACTGCTTAATAAACTCCTGCAAACTGCATTCATTGGCATATTTGCTGCTACCGCCAGAAATCTTCATCATTGACGATAAAACAGTATTTAGGTCATCAACCACCAACAGCGCTGCTCTATCTGCCGTTAACTCAGCCTTGCGCCGCCACTCAAAAAACGCATAAATCAAGGCTTGAGAGACAAAATTACCAATGCCAAAGGTTAATTCTCCTAAGGCTGAAGCCGCACTCATCGCCCACATCGCCATTTGAATTAGAATAGTATGGCCACATTTAATATGTCCCAGTTCATGGGCTAACACCGCCCGAATTTCGGCTTCGTTGAGCAAGTCTAGTATCCCTGTATTTATGACTATGTAAGGATTCTCTTGACCTAATGCGTAGCTATTTGCCTGAGGATTTTGTGAAACAAACAGTGTAGGTTCTGGATAAATATCCAAATCCCGCACACACTCCCGAAACATCTGGTAAATAGTGGAATATTGCCGAGGCCCTACTTGGATGGTGTTGCCCATTAGATAGACTAGCTGAGGGCGTTCGTAGACAAATTCCACAAATTTACGAGCAATCAAATCAAATCCTGGTAGATTTCGCAAAGCTTGCTCGGCTTGGCGATCCAGTGGATGTCTGAAGGCTTCGCTGGAAATTCCTGTGTAAGTTGGCATAATTCAGGGTAATGGGTTAGTGGTCAGTAGTCAGTAGTTAGTGGTCAGTATGAATGCAACTGACAACTGACAACCAACAACTGACAAAAGAGATAATAGAAATGGGGCTATTGGCAATTAAAGTCATTTTGTATGGGATGGAAAGCGTGTGATTGAGGCAGAAGTTCATTTGTCATTACATAACTTTTTGCGATCGCAGGCGGGTTTCCCTTCCTGGCCCCATCATTTAACGATGGCACGGTTGGTAGCACGCGCCTTGCGTCTGGGACGTAGCGCCTTAATTCAAGTAGGGGCTGTTTGTGGCTATCAAGGACGGTATCGCACAAGTTTTATTGCCTCTGCTCTGATGTGGCACGGCCCTGTAATTATTGTTGCCACAGAAACAGTGCAACAACTACTGCTGCGAGTGGAAATTCCTCGTTTACAGCAATGGCTACAAGTTAATAAACCAATCAGAACAGGTGACGCTTGGCCTAACCCTGAGTTCCAAGGAATACTTCTGACTTCCCCAGAAGCTTGGCTAAGAGGACAGCTAACATCTGCTGATAATTTCCCCCAAGGTATACCCACCATTATTGATGGAGTCGATGATTTAGAAGATTGGGTACGTCATCAGCTGACTCAAGATATTCAACCCCAAGACTGGGATCAACTTATACTAGCCTGCCCGGAACAAGCTGAGACAATCCGATTGGCAAGGATTGAATTGACAAGTGAACTGTTCAAACATCCAGCAAATCCCTACGAGTGCTATTTAATTTCCCCATCAGAAACTGATATTTTAACCAAACTCCACACAGCTTTAAAATCAGCATCAGGTGTGCCAGAAGTATGGCAGAAATTCTGGCAACAATTACCCAGCGAGCAAAATCATCCCCCCTCATCCTCCCCACCCCTCTTCTGGGCAACGATCGCCCGTCGCCAAGGTTTATTCTCGTTGCATTACGCACCAATCGAATTAGGAGACATTCTCTCACCTATTTGGCAACGTCAGCCAGTAGTCCTAATTGGCAGCGCTTTAGAGCCAGAAACCGAGGCTCCTTTGTTTCAAGAGCGTTTGGGTTTAGATGATTTAACCTGCTTAAAATTCGCTTCTGATAGCCAATCAGAGGCAATTCAACTCTACATACCTTACAAGCTACCTCTACCTAATACGCCAGAGTTTCAAGCCGCATTCATTCACAAGGTGCGGACTTTAGTCTGTCTAAGTGCTACTGCACCAGGATTGACAGTGTTGCTTGTGGGAGATGTGCCATTAAAGGCTCAGGTGGGAGCAATTTTAGCCTCAGAGTTTGGTTCGCGGGTGCAGGTAGAAAAAACCTGTTTGGATGAAAATGGCATTTTGGTTAGCGGTTGGGAATTTTGGCGAGAACATCAGGCTGTCTTACCTGCGCCTCAACTGTTAGTGATTGCGACTTTACCCTTACCATCTTTAGAACACCCCCTAGTGGCTGGTAGAGTAGCTCACTATAAGCGATCGCATCAAGACTGGTTTCGTTTATTTTTATTACCAACTGCTTTAAATGAACTACAAAGAGCCGTAGCCCCTGTGCGTGAAAATCAAGGCATTGTCGCTTTACTCGATAGTCGTGTCGTCAATCGTAGTTACGGCTCCCAAATCCTCAATGTCCTCAGCCCTCTAGCACGCCTTAACTATCTCGATCCAAGTCTGTTTGCCCCCAGTGGTGAAGAAAATTCAGCGTAGTGTGAGTATGAGGAAGATAATTGATGTACAGACGTTACACTGCAACGCCTCTAATAACTAATGACCATAAGTATTAAAGTAAATTTATAGCCTAAACTAAATCGTGAATTTTAATTATGGGTGAAGCAAAACGTCGTAAAACAACTATGGGAGAAGAATACGGGCAAGACACCCGTATTTTATCTTGGGTTCCCATCACTAAATCTCAAGCTGAACTATTCGTTAGTTGGACTACTCGCGGTGCTTGGGTAGGAATCGGTGTAATGGTCGTTGCTTGGGTAACTATCCGTTTTATCGGGCCGGCTTTTGGTTGGTGGCAAGTAGCCGCCTAAAATTTCTGTCAAAAGATCGGGAAAGGGTGTATGTGTCCAAAATCCTTACACCCTCTCACAGTGAATAATCCTGTTCCACAAGAGAACAAGTGGTCAGGCACACTTTAGCCAGTTCTATTGCTTTTTAAGTTCTGTATCTATAACTCTCGCTAGAGTGACTTACTGTTAGTCTTAAATATGATTGGCTACAGAGTTTTAGGAGGATCGGCATTCTTAAAGGAAATCCGTTCTATTTGTAAAGGGGCTATTTGTGATCTACTTAAATTTTTTTAACGTTTAGAGCCTAAAAAAATACTGCCGAAATGGCAACACACTTATCTTTAGTTTAGTTATGCTCGGTCTTATGCCTATAGGTATTTGGGCTGTAGTTATCTTTTCCTGAAGTTTAATCAACCCCCCTACTATATTTGGCCATTACGCCCGCATTTTCACTCTAAAGCTTGCGCCCTCATCCATTTAACTCTATAAACCCAGGAGGGGTTGCATTGGGTAAAGCAGAATCTGGTAACAATCCCAGAAATAAAATCTGTACTTTTACTGTATAACAACACTGTAGAGAAGATTAACTCATCTGAAAAACTGTAATAATCACGAAATAAACCACATATAGTCTAAAAATGCAATCCGTGATTTTTCTATGGTTGACTAAGGTTAAATCTGAGTTAATCTTGATGCCATCACTGCTAGTAATCACAAAATCAGACTAAAGTTGGTAAATTTATTATTAATTTTTTTGACTCTGTCTGATGTGTTGATTTTGCAAACTGAATTGTTTGATACGGCAGGATGTGCAGTTTTCTCTTACCCTGAGCAAGGTAGTCAATTAACGACTTCAACAAATGTCTAGTAATTGTAATGGATAGTTTACAATACCAATGGGTGAGAGAATCTAAAGAAAATATAAAAGAGACTAAAATGACTGTGGTGTCTGGAGGACAAAAGTGTTTCTAAGACTAGCTCATCAACATCGGCAGTTTGTTCAAGACTTGGTAATGAACCTCCAAGCCTTGGCAATTGTACTCGAACGGCGTGGATATCCTGCCTCTTGTTATACCTGCGGCGACCAAATGAACAGTGCTTCGTTTATGGTCAGCTTGGGTAATAATCATTTGATACGATTCCTAGTATCTGACTATGGGATCACCTGGACAGAGATGCGAGACGATCGCGAATTGATGAAATTAGAAGGTGCAGAGGCAATTAACCAGTTACAAGAACTAGCAAATCTTGTGAAGCAACCTACGCCAGTTAGTTCTGGGAACAAGGCGTTGGCAAAACGAGGTTAAAAATTTCTGTACATATAGTTTTAATAGTCAATTTTCAATGGAAAATTGATTAAATCTCACCCAAAAACTTAGTGATTAAGACTTGGTTAGCAATTCTTAGCTATCTATATTTGCCTTGGCGTAATTAATTTAGCTAATTGCCGCACTCTTCTAAGCTGTGTGCTGAAGCCAGAATAATTCGTAATTGCACTACCCTCCATACAGGGACGATGGAGCATAAATTCTATGCCTTAAATTAAATTTACGAATTACGAATTATTCTACAAGCCATTCCCAATCAAAATAAAGGATGCCCAGTAATAAGGGTGATGAAAGTTACCATTGTTGGCTACAGGCATTATGTGATTGGTTGACTCTATATCTTTGATTAAAGCTATTTGAGCTTGCCGTAAAGCTACGGTTTTCGTTAATTTATCTGTAGATAATTTGTGATAAAACACACTCATTAATGCTTGAGTGCCACCATCATCCACAGCCCAAAGTGAGGCAATAGCAGCCTTTGCACCAGTTTTCTGCATTTGATAACCAAAGCCTAAAATTTCTTGACCATCCCCCAACTTCCCACCTAAACCAGTTTCACAGGCACTCAAAACTACCAAATCTACATGAGGTAGTGACCATGTGGCAATATCTGACAGGTTCACGCGATCGCCATTACCAAATAAAATGAATGAATCTTGTGGTTTACCGACCACAAAGGCTGCATGAGTCGCTAGATGGACAATTGTATAATCATCCATCTGTGGTACTGTAATTTGCGGACTAAAGCTTTTACCTAACAATTTTTTAGTTTGAGGAATGGTAGCGGCTAGATTTTCTACTTCCAGCGCCGCAAACGGTAAGCTAGAAAAAGCCAGTCGTCGATTACCAACTGTTACTTGATAACTACCTTGAGTAAAAGCACCAGCTAAAACCCGTAAAGTCTGATCCCGTGAAGTGTTCAAGTTAGTCAGGCTAGCGGCGGTAATGTGATTAATACTAAAACGCTCAACTAGCCATTGTTTGCCATCATATAAAGCAGATAAGGGAATGTAGCGTAACTGGCCATCTGGTGCGTAAAGTAAGGTTTGTGTGCCTGATTGTTTTAATTCAGCTTCTATAGGTTTGATCAGCCAGTTGTATAACTGACGCGCAGGTGTTTTAATATCCTTGCTGGGATTGGTTAACGCCTGACGAAAGTTAGCTATAGTTTGATGGAGTTTTGCTTGGGGAACAGCCACCGTGTGGTGAATAGGCGGAGATTCTGGGGTAACTACTACTAATTCCAGGCTATCTTTGAGAACTAGCGGATAAATAATTGCGGATTTTTGGGGTAAGCGAGCTAAATTATCCCGAATTTCGTTGATACTTTCTAAATCTAGATTTTGTCGTCTAGCAGTACGGCTAATTTGTTCTAACTGTGATGTAACAGTTGGACTAGTAATAAATTTGTTAAATTTGTCTAGTAATTGCTGTTGCTGTGTCACCAATTGCCTAACGCGTTGATTTTGTTGTGGCGATCGCTCTTGTGGTGGAATTTTTCTGAGTTTCGTCAGTTCTTTACCTAAAGCTACGGCATTATTTACAGTCTGATCTAGTTTTTCTTTAACAGGTTTTTCTGTGGCGACAATTGCAATACCTGTGGCAGTATGTTGATTACCAGGAACATTATGCAAGTACTCCTGTAGTTCTTCAACTTTGAGTAAATCCATAGTCCTTTGTGCTTCAGCTACACGTCCTTTTTTGAGCAATTTTTCACTCAAAATTCGGTAAGTTTGACCTACTGTTAGATTATACGCATTTGGTTGCAATTCAGATAAATTGGCTGTTTGCAAACGTGCTGATTCACGATTAATCACGCAATGCTTATAAAAGAAGATGGCTAAATCTGGTTTATTTTGAATTTGAAATAGGTATCCGATATTACTATAAGTTTTGCCTAATTGGACGCGATCGCCAATTTGTCTATAGATAATTGCTGCTTGTTGAAAAGACAACAAAGCTAATGAATAATTACCTTGTTTTTGGTAAACTCTACCAAGATTATTCAAGGTAACTCCTTCCCAGAAGCTTTGCCCTCCTTCTTGACTGATAGCTAAAGCTTGCTGTAACTTCTGCAATGCGGCTTGTGGCTGGTCTTGTTGGGAATTTAGGATTGCTTGTCTATTTAATGCTTCAATTTGCGATGGGCTTTCGCCTAGCGTCTGGGAGAGAAGTCCCGCCTTTTGTGGGGAACGTTCCACCCCAGGCGATCGCTGATTTTTCTGAACCAATATCTGATGTTTTTCTCCGTAATTAAATTTTAAATTTACCTCTTGAATTAGTGGTTCTACTAATCCAAAATTAAATAAAAAAATTACAGATGAAACCAAAGTACTGAAATAAGGCAGATGAAGCTGCATAATCACGCACTCCTTTTATTTAGGAGTTTAAACCTTATTAATTGAATAAATTCTACAATGCGACGCTTTTTTATGTTATTCCAGATTTGGAAAAACTTAAGTTGCTCAAAAACAAGAAGATGTCTGACGAACAATCAAACCAAGCCCAATTACCACCAACCAACGCCATCCAAGTTTCATCATTACGTCAGTTCGATAGTTGGTTTGAGTATCCCGTGAGAGTTCATCCCCACCATACAGACTATGCGGGTATTGTTTGGCATGGTACCTATTTAACTTGGATGGAAGAAGCCAGAGTAGAATGTTTGCGCTCCATTGGCATTGAGTTTGCTGATTTAGTTGCCTTAGGCTGCGACTTACCAGTAGTAGAACTTTCTATCCGCTATCATCGTTCAGTTCAGTTAGGTATGGCAGTGGTGGTAAAAGCGCGGATGATAGATGTGACTGGTG comes from the Nostoc sp. PCC 7120 = FACHB-418 genome and includes:
- the lysS gene encoding lysine--tRNA ligase, yielding MSEEDIRAARLEKVEQLKQLGTNPYAYRWESTHHAAQLQEKFADLTSGEEVETEVAIAGRIMARRVFGKLAFFTLEDETGTIQLYLEKNRIQESMAEIDANAFNHLKQLTDVGDILGAKGTIKRTEKGELSVYVKEYTILTKSLLPLPDKWHGLTDVAKRYRQRYVDLIVNPEVRQTFRRRAQITAGIRRYLEQRDFLEIETPVLQSEAGGADARPFVTYHNTLEMELYLRIATELHLKRLIVGGFEKVFELGRIFRNEGISTRHNPEFTSIEVYQAYADYNDMMALTEGIITTVAQDVLGTLQITYQGETVDLTPPWRRVTMHDLVKEYTGLDFHSFQTLEEAKSAGKNAGIPGVDEAQTIGKILNLAFEEKVETKLIQPTFVIDYPVEISPLAKPHRSQPGLVERFELFIVGRETANSFSELTDPIDQRERLEAQAAKKAAGDLEAQGVDEDFLTALEYGMPPTGGLGIGIDRLVMLLTDSASIRDVIAFPLLKPEGSFIKAYRYEPTTQTLTLEFDSGSIYEYFKVPLTVKEELDNAPSKGQYFHKFIKGQFKYEQLS
- a CDS encoding calcium-binding protein, which produces MYNTIIGTPFNDRLVGTMVDDLIVALQGDDQIIGSAGNDFIVGDIGIDTVDYSELGQAVTLQATGIVQKGRAGTDTLNGIETIIGAKGQANTIDASTTTGSTTSVSVNLSANSLIVNGVPTTSPLNFTVQRFVNVIGTAQNDSIIGDNNNNLLIGGQGNDEIFGLNGNDTVQGGAGDDVIGGGSRSSLATSRLGDGNDIVQGEGGNDVLIGGTGNDTIDGGADLDTADYSNVGTAIALQASGIVNKGAAGTDQILNIETIIGATRQANTIDGSTGTSTTTSFNVNLSTNSLIVNGVPVLGTLNFNVQNFVNVTGTSQVDTIVGNNQGNLLIGGRGNDQISGLGGKDTIIGVDPNSRQPGINEVDTLTGGADPDKFVLGDATKPYYVGGGGFAGLNDFALITDFQTGQDQIQLKKLDGYIFGSNYIAIASPFSLDSSKAFDDSVLVATANQIVKGNGVYDASSQSDLTSSSIFARFDIISIFSTSYSVSDIHFV
- a CDS encoding M48 family metallopeptidase, yielding MPTYTGISSEAFRHPLDRQAEQALRNLPGFDLIARKFVEFVYERPQLVYLMGNTIQVGPRQYSTIYQMFRECVRDLDIYPEPTLFVSQNPQANSYALGQENPYIVINTGILDLLNEAEIRAVLAHELGHIKCGHTILIQMAMWAMSAASALGELTFGIGNFVSQALIYAFFEWRRKAELTADRAALLVVDDLNTVLSSMMKISGGSSKYANECSLQEFIKQSENYQALDEDGLNQVYKFLMYNGAQGMMLSHPFAVERVQYLQQWAVSSEYQQIRQGNYQRSPASGSVDVKASTAEAEAERLRRQIEELQQEINKMKRSD
- a CDS encoding helicase C-terminal domain-containing protein codes for the protein MIEAEVHLSLHNFLRSQAGFPSWPHHLTMARLVARALRLGRSALIQVGAVCGYQGRYRTSFIASALMWHGPVIIVATETVQQLLLRVEIPRLQQWLQVNKPIRTGDAWPNPEFQGILLTSPEAWLRGQLTSADNFPQGIPTIIDGVDDLEDWVRHQLTQDIQPQDWDQLILACPEQAETIRLARIELTSELFKHPANPYECYLISPSETDILTKLHTALKSASGVPEVWQKFWQQLPSEQNHPPSSSPPLFWATIARRQGLFSLHYAPIELGDILSPIWQRQPVVLIGSALEPETEAPLFQERLGLDDLTCLKFASDSQSEAIQLYIPYKLPLPNTPEFQAAFIHKVRTLVCLSATAPGLTVLLVGDVPLKAQVGAILASEFGSRVQVEKTCLDENGILVSGWEFWREHQAVLPAPQLLVIATLPLPSLEHPLVAGRVAHYKRSHQDWFRLFLLPTALNELQRAVAPVRENQGIVALLDSRVVNRSYGSQILNVLSPLARLNYLDPSLFAPSGEENSA
- a CDS encoding DUF2839 domain-containing protein: MGEAKRRKTTMGEEYGQDTRILSWVPITKSQAELFVSWTTRGAWVGIGVMVVAWVTIRFIGPAFGWWQVAA
- a CDS encoding DUF1815 family protein; translated protein: MFLRLAHQHRQFVQDLVMNLQALAIVLERRGYPASCYTCGDQMNSASFMVSLGNNHLIRFLVSDYGITWTEMRDDRELMKLEGAEAINQLQELANLVKQPTPVSSGNKALAKRG
- a CDS encoding CHAT domain-containing protein — protein: MQLHLPYFSTLVSSVIFLFNFGLVEPLIQEVNLKFNYGEKHQILVQKNQRSPGVERSPQKAGLLSQTLGESPSQIEALNRQAILNSQQDQPQAALQKLQQALAISQEGGQSFWEGVTLNNLGRVYQKQGNYSLALLSFQQAAIIYRQIGDRVQLGKTYSNIGYLFQIQNKPDLAIFFYKHCVINRESARLQTANLSELQPNAYNLTVGQTYRILSEKLLKKGRVAEAQRTMDLLKVEELQEYLHNVPGNQHTATGIAIVATEKPVKEKLDQTVNNAVALGKELTKLRKIPPQERSPQQNQRVRQLVTQQQQLLDKFNKFITSPTVTSQLEQISRTARRQNLDLESINEIRDNLARLPQKSAIIYPLVLKDSLELVVVTPESPPIHHTVAVPQAKLHQTIANFRQALTNPSKDIKTPARQLYNWLIKPIEAELKQSGTQTLLYAPDGQLRYIPLSALYDGKQWLVERFSINHITAASLTNLNTSRDQTLRVLAGAFTQGSYQVTVGNRRLAFSSLPFAALEVENLAATIPQTKKLLGKSFSPQITVPQMDDYTIVHLATHAAFVVGKPQDSFILFGNGDRVNLSDIATWSLPHVDLVVLSACETGLGGKLGDGQEILGFGYQMQKTGAKAAIASLWAVDDGGTQALMSVFYHKLSTDKLTKTVALRQAQIALIKDIESTNHIMPVANNGNFHHPYYWASFILIGNGL
- a CDS encoding acyl-CoA thioesterase — translated: MSDEQSNQAQLPPTNAIQVSSLRQFDSWFEYPVRVHPHHTDYAGIVWHGTYLTWMEEARVECLRSIGIEFADLVALGCDLPVVELSIRYHRSVQLGMAVVVKARMIDVTGVRINWDYAIVSTDGQQLFVTAKVTLVALDRDRGKIMRQLPSNVKDALAKVSALHNN